Proteins encoded in a region of the Coffea eugenioides isolate CCC68of chromosome 4, Ceug_1.0, whole genome shotgun sequence genome:
- the LOC113767609 gene encoding receptor like protein kinase S.2-like gives MSAVYDNWERLVSATIRREELRLSALRTPSDVSSASLSSSSSFNFASSSTKVSSFNNSSRLPAVGKSFTYDQILLATDYFSKSNFIKRGRSGDLFYGVLEGGLQVVVKKVDLSVGSYLVNELEILGKVSHSRLVPFLGHCFENGNNTFLVYKYMLNNDLSSCLNYRGIAPDGIKVDCQKSTSLSWATRLKIATGAAQGLCYLHHECVPPLVHRNFEARSILIDENFEAWKGRLSEVCTEKKQKNQNRISRLLRLSKASEGGYAGSLNATCAYDVYCFGKVLLELVTGYPSFGDHNDLSITAGMENILPYISTYDEELFVNIVDPSLEVNEDQLIEWWAVAIIAMACLNPKPSKRPVMPRILEALEDPKSVTFSTCESPWPDGVLSTVAKTRATEGMTGVGTSQGSANATFSETPIIEETDPIWDIINRKNLRVYTFQELIAATKNFRSDSVLGEGGFGRVYKGLIHDKSTSKGGTQSVIAVKKMNPESLQGFEWQTEICILGKLSHPNLIKLLGYCWEDKKLLLVYEYMPRGSFGNHLFGRGSSVQPLQWELRLKILIGAARALAYLHASKREVIYRDFKASHILLDGYYNAKLSDFGLAKVGPSDGQSHVTTRVMGTYGYAAPEYMATGHLYVKSDVYGFGVVLAEVLTGLRALDVNRQQGKHNLVDWIKPHLSDQRKITSMMDSRLEGKYPIKAAVDVAQLTLRCLASNPEARPSMKEVVDALEHIAAAK, from the exons ATGTCAGCAGTGTACGACAATTGGGAAAGGCTAGTCAGCGCCACTATTCGCAGAGAGGAGCTCCGGCTGAGTGCTCTTAGGACCCCAAGTGATGTTTCTTCAGCATCATTATCATCATCTTCCTCCTTTAACTTCGCTTCCTCTTCTACCAAAGTTTCGTCTTTCAACAATTCCTCCAGATTACCAGCAGTTGGGAAATCTTTTACTTATGATCAAATCCTCCTAGCCACCGATTACTTCAGTAAATCGAATTTCATCAAGCGTGGCCGCTCTGGGGATCTTTTTTATGGTGTTTTAGAAGGTGGGCTTCAGGTGGTTGTTAAAAAGGTTGATCTGTCAGTGGGTTCATACTTGGTAAATGAATTGGAAATTCTTGGCAAGGTTTCTCATTCTAGATTAGTTCCTTTTCTGGGGCATTGCTTTGAGAATGGCAATAACACGTTTCTGGTTTACAAATACATGCTTAACAATGACTTGTCCAGTTGTTTGAATTATAGGGGAATTGCCCCGGATGGCATTAAAGTTGATTGTCAAAAATCGACATCATTAAGTTGGGCTACGAGGTTGAAGATTGCGACTGGAGCTGCACAGGGTTTGTGTTATCTGCATCATGAATGTGTTCCACCCCTTGTTCATAG AAATTTTGAAGCTCGCAGCATACTTATTGATGAAAACTTTGAAGCATGGAAAGGGAGGCTTAGTGAGGTCTGTACTGAGaaaaagcagaaaaatcagAACAGGATTTCAAGGTTATTACGGTTGTCAAA GGCTTCTGAAGGAGGCTATGCAG GTTCATTGAATGCAACATGTGCCTATGATGTTTATTGCTTTGGAAAGGTTTTGCTTGAACTAGTCACGGGTTATCCCAGTTTTGGTGATCACAATGATTTGAGCATCACTGCTGGGATGGAAAACATTTTGCCTTACATCAGTACTTATGACGAGGAACTCTTTGTGAACATTGTGGATCCATCTTTAGAAGTGAATGAGGATCAGTTGATTGAATGGTGGGCGGTTGCTATCATTGCAATGGCTTGCCTAAATCCCAAGCCTTCTAAGCGGCCTGTAATGCCACGTATACTTGAAGCTTTGGAAGACCCTAAGTCAGTAACGTTCTCTACTTGTGAAAGCCCATGGCCTGATGGTGTACTTAGCACAGTGGCAAAGACAAGAGCAACTGAAGGAATGACTGGAGTAG GTACATCACAGGGATCTGCTAATGCAACATTTTCAGAGACCCCAATAATTGAGGAGACTGATCCAATTTGGGACATCATTAACCGCAAAAACTTGAGAGTTTACACTTTCCAAGAACTCATAGCTGCAACTAAAAATTTCAGAAGTGATAGTGTGCTGGGAGAAGGTGGATTTGGAAGAGTATACAAAGGTTTGATTCATGATAAGTCAACATCAAAGGGCGGTACTCAATCAGTTATTGCAGTTAAAAAGATGAATCCTGAAAGTCTTCAAGGGTTTGAGTGGCAG ACTGAGATATGCATACTTGGAAAGCTTTCTCATCCCAACCTTATTAAGCTCCTTGGTTACTGCTGGGAGGATAAGAAGCTGCTCCTTGTCTATGAGTACATGCCAAGGGGCAGCTTTGGCAACCACCTCTTTGGAA GGGGCTCTTCTGTTCAACCACTTCAATGGGAATTAAGGCTTAAGATCTTAATTGGAGCAGCTCGAGCTCTAGCATACTTGCACGCATCAAAGAGAGAAGTTATCTACAGAGATTTCAAGGCCTCACACATACTTCTTGATGGT TATTACAATGCCAAACTATCAGATTTTGGATTGGCAAAGGTGGGTCCTTCGGATGGTCAATCACATGTGACAACACGTGTTATGGGGACCTATGGCTATGCTGCACCTGAGTATATGGCAACAG GACACTTGTATGTGAAGAGCGATGTATATGGTTTTGGTGTTGTATTGGCCGAAGTGCTAACAGGTTTAAGGGCTCTGGACGTTAATCGTCAGCAGGGGAAACACAACTTGGTTGATTGGATCAAGCCTCATTTATCGGACCAAAGAAAGATAACGAGCATGATGGATTCTCGGTTGGAAGGCAAATACCCAATAAAAGCTGCTGTGGACGTGGCTCAGCTTACTCTAAGGTGTCTTGCTTCTAATCCTGAGGCAAGACCATCAATGAAAGAAGTTGTGGATGCACTAGAACACATTGCAGCCGCTAAATGA